The following proteins come from a genomic window of Metarhizium brunneum chromosome 2, complete sequence:
- the ATP1A1 gene encoding Sodium/potassium-transporting ATPase subunit alpha-1, which yields MSSEKPEDSHVADRIRWRDEEQGHDRQRSRSRPGLRRASSTDSLAIRSVHGRTTVDPAVTLPIQYRTVSFQIEESKGKERAELIRASEVAAKDLSDLQWHTITATEVAERLVTSSTDGLSETQAKRRLEEYGKNAPSPPKTNRILTILGYFFKGFGGILLVGSILVFISWKPLGDPPQLANLALAIVLLAVFFLQAAFTMFQDWSTSRVMSSIKDMLPEQCHVTRDGQMVHMQAEDLVPGDLVTIKAGNKLPADLRFIEVSPDLKFDRSVLTGESRPISATVDHTDVNYLETHNIGLQGTHCIIGSALGIVVATGDRTVFGRIATLTNEPKTGMTTLEKEVLYFVLFICAIMFTMIAAVVIIWAAWLRRDHPDWINVPTLIVDCVSVAVAFIPEGLPIAITAGLTITANLMRKNKILCKSLKTVETLGSVSVICSDKTGTLTQGKMAVTDCSIGTNNLSMEQLHDSMHSGNVNEKPNAFQTFGQLAALGALCNGAEMDAAQADVPVAKRHVFGDATDTAILRFSESVAQGNVAYFRSCWQKVFELAFNSKSKFMIRCFTIARPEALDRTLTTQDASRFQGNDLLLTIKGAPDVLVERCSYYLAPSGEVLELTQGAKATFEHLKNMHSSQGKRCLFLARKIVKGGRLQDGGDYEKSVVEEAKTGLTLVGLVAIVDPLRPEIRDVVSTLRGAGIRISMVTGDFALTALAIAREAGVVTCVHVDGASHLERTTVDIGSASEDNEDMKTVGSRRGALVISGPELTTLTDHQWSLLTEYEEVVFARTTPEQKLRIVREYQKHNVVAMTGDGVNDAPSLKAADVGISMGSGSDIAMEAADMVLLDSFSSVVAAVQYGRVVFDNLKKVIAYLLPAGSFSEFWPVMTSVVFGLPQILSSFLMIIICCFTDCAAATVLSFEKPEADVLLRRPRNVKKDRLVNWQLIFHAYAIIGVTETLASFAMAFWYLQRQGIPFKDLWFSFGVLPASINPDYYAEKLNEASSIYFVNLVVMQWFNLMATRTRRLSIFQHPPLFNKKTQNLYLFPAIVFALAMAVLWLYIPSLQPIIQTADVPVAHWFLPFAFGLFIILIDEARRCWVRRWPNGLLGRMAW from the exons ATGTCGTCAGAAAAACCCGAGGACTCGCACGTTGCGGATCGAATTCGCTGGCGAGACGAGGAACAAGGCCATGATCGCCAGAGAAGTCGTTCCAGACCTGGGCTTCGTCGTGCCAGCTCTACGGACTCTCTTGCCATACGGAGTGTCCATGGGAGAACTACGGTTGATCCGGCTGTTACTCTCCCTATTCAGTATCGTACCGT TTCATTCCAAATAGAGGAATCCAAAGGCAAGGAACGAGCAGAATTAATAAGGGCCAGCGAAGTTGCAGCCAAGG ACCTGAGTGACCTGCAATGGCACACAATAACTGCCACTGAAGTTGCCGAGAGGCTAGTAACTTCATCCACCGACGGGTTGTCAGAGACCCAGGCTAAAAGACGACTCGAGGAGTATGGCAAGAACGCGCCGTCGCCCCCAAAGACGAACCGAATCCTTACCATATTGGGATACTTCTTCAAGGGCTTTGGCggtattcttcttgttggCAGTATTTTGGTCTTTATATCGTGGAAGCCTCTCGGAGATCCACCGCAGCTGGCCAATCTG GCCTTGGCAATTGttcttctggcagtcttCTTTCTTCAGGCAGCCTTCACCATGTTCCAGGATTGGTCAACTTCGCGCGTGATGTCGTCCATAAAGGATATGTTGCCAGAGCAATGCCACGTTACGAGAGACGGCCAGATGGTACACATGCAGGCCGAGGACCTTGTTCCAGGGGACCTTGTTACTATTAAAGCTGGCAACAAGCTTCCTGCCGACTTGCGCTTTATTGAGGTGTCGCCTGACCTCAAGTTTGACCGCTCTGTTCTGACTGGTGAATCCAGACCCATTTCGGCGACAGTTGATCACACAGATGTCAATTACTTGGAAACGCACAATATTGGCCTCCAGGGAACTCACTGTATTATTGGATCCGCGCTTGGTATTGTTGTTGCAACTGGCGACCGGACAGTCTTTGGTCGTATTGCCACCTTGACAAATGAGCCTAAGACGGGCATGACGACTCTGGAAAAGGAAGTTCTGTATTTCGTCCTTTTTATTTGCGCAATCATGTTCACCATGATTGCCGCTGTCGTCATCATTTG GGCCGCCTGGCTGCGACGGGATCATCCTGACTGGATTAATGTGCCTACTTTGATTGTCGACTGTGTTAGTGTGGCTGTTGCATTTATTCCTGAAGGCCTTCCTATTGCTATCACTGCTGGCTTGACTATTACCGCAAACCTGATGAGAAAGAACAAGATTCTTTGCAAGTCTCTCAAGACTGTCGAAACGCTCGGCTCTGTCTCTGTCATTTGCTCTGACAAGACTGGAACTCTGACTCAG GGTAAAATGGCAGTTACGGATTGCTCGATCGGTACCAACAACCTCTCGATGGAACAACTACATGACAGTATGCATTCTGGAAATGTCAACGAAAAGCCGAATGCCTTTCAAACGTTTGGGCAGCTTGCTGCATTGGGTGCTTTGTGCAACGGGGCTGAGATGGACGCTGCGCAAGCCGATGTTCCCGTTGCAAAGAGACACGTATTTGGAGACGCCACCGACACTGCAATACTGAGATTCTCCGAGTCTGTAGCTCAAGGAAACGTTGCGTATTTTCGATCCTGTTGGCAGAAAGTGTTTGAACTTGCCTTTAATAGCAAGAGCAAGTTCATGATTCGGTGCTTCACTATTGCCCGGCCAGAGGCATTGGACCGGACTCTGACTACCCAGGATGCTAGCCGATTCCAGGGCAATGATTT GCTGCTCACTATCAAGGGCGCACCAGACGTCCTCGTTGAACGATGCTCGTACTACCTGGCCCCATCAGGAGAGGTTCTTGAACTTACCCAAGGAGCCAAGGCTACGTTTGAGCACCTTAAGAACATGCATTCTTCTCAGGGTAAGCGGTGTCTTTTCCTTGCGAGAAAAATCGTCAAGGGTGGTAGACTCCAAGACGGCGGGGACTACGAGAAGTCAGTGGTCGAGGAGGCAAAAACCGGGTTGACCTTGGTTGGACTTGTGGCCATTGTTGATCCACTGCGGCCTGAGATTCGTGACGTTGTCTCTACTCTTCGTGGTGCAGGTATCAGAATTTCCATG GTAACTGGTGATTTCGCTTTGACAGCCCTGGCCATCGCTCGGGAAGCTGGCGTCGTTACCTGCGTCCATGTTGACGGTGCTTCACACCTCGAAAGAACCACAGTAGATATCGGCTCTGCTTCTGAGGATAATGAAGATATGAAAACAGTCGGTTCAAGGCGAGGTGCTCTAGTCATCAGTGGGCCTGAGCTAACAACCCTGACGGATCACCAATGGAGTCTTCTTACCGAGTACGAAGAGGTGGTATTTGCTAGAACGACCCCGGAACAGAAACTTCGCATCGTGCGAGAATACCAGAAGCATAACGTTGTTGCCATGACCGGTGATGGTGTCAACGATGCGCCGTCTTTGAAGGCTGCCGATGTTGGTATTTCCATGGGCAGCGGCTCAGACATTGCCATGGAGGCCGCGGACATGGTATTGCTAGACTCGTTTTCTTCTGTTGTTGCGGCGGTCCAGTATGGACGAGTAGTGTTTGACAATTTGAAAAAG GTCATTGCGTACCTGCTTCCTGCTGGTAGTTTCTCCGAATTCTGGCCCGTCATGACGTCGGTTGTTTTTGGTCTCCCTCAAATTCTGTCTTCCTTCCTCATGATTATTATTTG CTGCTTCACGGATTGTGCCGCTGCCACCGTCCTTTCCTTTGAAAAGCCCGAGGCGGATGTACTCCTCCGAAGGCCTAGAAACGTAAAGAAAGACCGGCTTGTTAACTGGCAGTTGATCTTTCACGCGTATGCCATCATTGGCGTCACAGAGACCCTTGCATCCTTCGCAATGGCCTTTTGGTACCTGCAACGACAGGGAATTCCCTTCAAGGACCTGTGGTTCAGCTTTGGCGTACTACCCGCCTCCATCAACCCGGACTACTATGCGGAAAAGTTGAACGAGGCTTCATCCATCTACTTTGTCAATTTGGTTGTCATGCAGTGGTTCAATCTCATGGCTACGAGAACAAGACGACTCAGCATCTTCCAGCACCCTCCTCTGTTTAACAAGAAGACCCAGAACTTGTATCTATTCCCTGCAATTGTGtttgccttggcaatggcggtaTTGTGGCTGTACATTCCTTCATTGCAGCCCATCATTCAGACGGCCGATGTACCTGTGGCGCATTGGTTCTTGCCTTTTGCTTTTGGTCTTTTTATCATTTTGATTGATGAGGCTAGGAGGTGTTGGGTTAGGCGCTGGCCGAATGGCCTGCTCGGGAGAATGGCGTGGTAG
- the nmt1 gene encoding 4-amino-5-hydroxymethyl-2-methylpyrimidine phosphate synthase, protein MSTDKITFLANWHATPYHAPLYLAQAKGYFKDEGIKVALLEPNDPSDVTEIIGTGKVDLGFKAMIHTLAAKARNFPVLSIGSLLDEPFTGVVYLKDSGITTDFRSLKGKRIGYVGEFGKIQIDELTSHYGLTPADYTAVRCGMNVSKAIINGDIDAGIGLENVQMVELEEWLASQGRDKSDVQMLRIDELAELGCCCFCSILYIGNEKFISENPEKVRAFMRAVKKATDFVLADPHQAWKEYVDFKPVMNSPLNWKIFERSYAYFSQDLKNVERDWDKVTKYGQRLGVLSPDFKPNYTNDFLGWGLEPDSADPTGDQKRMVELQRNVACCGGFHRLPLTAKA, encoded by the exons ATGTCCACGGATAAGATCACCTTCCTTGCCAACTG GCACGCTACGCCTTACCACGCGCCTCTGTACCTTGCTCAGGCCAAGGGATACTTCAAGGATGAAGGCATCAAGGTCGCCTTGCTGGAGCCCAACGACCCTAGT gacGTCACCGAAATCATTGGCACAGGCAAAGTCGACCTTGGCTTCAAGGCCATGATCCACACTCTGGCT GCCAAGGCTCGTAACTTCCCCGTGCTCTCCATCGGAAGTCTCTTGGACGAACCCTTCACCGGTGTTGTCTACCTCAAGGACTCTGGCATCACAACCGACTTCCGCTCTCTCAAGGGCAAGAGAATCGGCTACGTCGGCGAGTTTGGCAAGATCCAGATCGACGAGCTCACCTCGCACTACGGCCTCACTCCCGCCGACTACACCGCCGTTCGCTGCGGCATGAACGTctccaaggccatcatcaacggcgATATTGACGCCGGAATTGGCCTGGAGAACGTCCAGATGGTCGAGCTGGAGGAGTGGCTTGCCAGCCAGGGCCGCGACAAGTCTGACGTCCAAATGCTCCGCATcgacgagctggccgagctcggctgttgctgcttctgctccaTCCTCTACATTGGAAACGAAAAGTTCATCTCTGAGAACCCGGAAAAGGTCCGCGCCTTCATGCGAGCCGTCAAGAAGGCCACGGACTTTGTTCTCGCCGACCCCCACCAGGCCTGGAAGGAGTACGTCGACTTCAAGCCCGTCATGAACTCCCCGCTCAACTGGAAGATCTTTGAGCGCAGCTACGCCTACTTCTCCCAAGACCTGAAGAATGTCGAGCGCGACTGGGACAAGGTCACCAAGTATGGTCAGAGACTTGGCGTTCTGAGCCCCGACTTCAAGCCCAACTACACCAACGATTTCCTCGGCTGGGGTCTCGAGCCCGACTCTGCCGACCCAACCGGCGACCAGAAGCGCATGGTTGAACTCCAGCGCAATGTTgcctgctgcggcggcttcCACCGGCTTCCCCTGACTGCGAAGGCTTAA
- the iolX gene encoding scyllo-inositol 2-dehydrogenase translates to MPPQKLKIGVAGLGRMGKRHALNFFQSVPRAELVAVSTPDAQEREWAEEHLAPSGVRVYDDYDDMLKQNGLEAVCIASATAVHAPQAIAAIAAGKHVLCEKPLATSAEVSQTVVDAAARRPDLKVMCGFSRRFDDSYRDAHAKMKAGLIGRPSVFRSQTCDMLDPSGFFVAYAQYSGGIFVDCSIHDIDLALWFFGEDGESKVKSVSAVGITAVEPDLRKYNDRDNAVGLIEFVDGRIVYLYCSRMMAAGQEDTTEIIGTKGKIGVNTIPTANLVRVYEPNGIRHEVPKTYWDRFKNAFNTEANEFTACCLDDTEVPVKLATAVAAVKIGAALQESMISGDKIWFNKEGERVERSQL, encoded by the exons ATGCCTCCCCAAAAGCTCAAAATTGGCGTCGCCGGTCTCGGACGCATGGGCAAGCGACATGCCCTCAACTTCTTCCAGTCGGTCCCTCGAGCGGAGCTTGTTGCCGTCTCTACACCAGATGCGCAGGAGCGGGAATGGGCCGAGGAACATTTGGCCCCCTCCGGAGTTCGTGTCTACGACGACTACGATGATATGCTGAAGCAAAACGGTCTCGAGGCCGTCTGCATCGCCTCAGCTACGGCCGTCCACGCGCCGCaggccatcgccgccattgcgGCCGGCAAACATGTCCTCTGCGAGAAGCCTCTGGCCACCTCTGCTGAAGTG TCGCAAACAGTTGTTGACGCTGCCGCCCGGCGGCCCGACCTCAAAGTCATGTGCGGCTTCTCCCGGCGATTCGACGACAGCTACCGCGACGCCCATGCCAAGATGAAGGCCGGGCTCATCGGACGGCCGTCTGTTTTCCGAAGCCAGACCTGCGACATGCTTGACCCTTCTGGATTCTTCGTCGCGTATGCCCAGTacagcggcggcatctttgtcGACTGCTCCATCCACGACATTGACCTGGCACTGTGGTTCTttggcgaggacggcgagagCAAGGTCAAGTCTGTCAGTGCCGTGGGCATCACCGCCGTCGAGCCCGACCTGCGCAAGTACAACGACCGCGACAACGCCGTCGGCCTGATTGAGTTTGTCGACGGCCGCATCGTGTACCTCTACTGCTCCAGGATGATGGCCGCGGGCCAAGAGGACACGACCGAGATCATCGGcaccaagggcaagattgGCGTAAACACGATCCCCACGGCGAACCTAGTCCGCGTCTACGAGCCCAATGGCATCAGGCACGAGGTTCCCAAGACGTACTGGGATCGATTCAAGAATGCCTTCAACACAGAGGCCAATGAGTTCACCGCCTGCTGCTTGGACGACACCGAGGTGCCCGTCAAGCTGGCAACCGCAGTGGCTGCCGTAAAGATTGGCGCGGCTCTGCAGGAGTCGATGATTTCTGGTGACAAGATTTGGTTTAATAAAGAAGGCGAGCGTGTTGAGCGATCACAGCTGTAA
- the SAT4_2 gene encoding Satratoxin biosynthesis SC1 cluster protein 4, which yields MKLSGGLALLFASTIPTVAGESDSSSSLTSVITKLPACAAKCFGGALTQTKCSLTDQKCICSDQVLLETATACIMESCTAKEALTVKKLTSEGCNAPIRDKNAAYIRVSDVLGVISGLFIFQRFAFKLWAKQTFWWDDWFALATVICGSPSTIINAYGVGVNGIGQDAWTLNFDQLYNFGKFFYIMEVLYFFEIALVKLSLLLFFLRIFPAPAVRRLLWGTAAFTVVYGIVFVFVGIFTCSPISYFWTKWDQEHSGKCMDINVIAWSNAGIGIAIDVWMLAIPMWQLKGLKMHWKKKISVAAMFMLGTFVTVVSILRLRSLVKFGTDSLNPTWDFFEVGLWSTIEVNVGIWCVCLPSFRLLLVRLFPTLGGSTARSYAGYDSSNNRPSEKNNRSAGLGPSATATSGVDDWQNRSSPVGNQIAYHKSYAVEVSDLDEVALMTLRDHESRTAASSSRGSA from the exons ATGAAGTTATCAGGGGGGCTCGCTTTGCTCTTTGCGTCGACTATCCCAACAGTGGCCGGCGAGTCCgattcatcgtcttcattgACATCTGTAATAACAAAACTTCCAGCATGCGCG GCAAAATGCTTTGGTGGAGCATTGACACAAACAAAATGCAGCTTGACTGATCAGAAGTGCATTTGCTCTGATCAAGTGCTGCTGGAGACTGCAACCGCCTGTATTATGGAGAGCTGTACGGCGAAGGAAGCGTTGA CGGTCAAGAAACTCACAAGCGAGGGCTGCAATGCACCCATCCGAGACAAGAATGCTGCCTATATTCGAGTGTCGGACGTTCTCGGAGTGATATCTGGTCTCTTCATATTTCAGAGATTCGCCTTTAAGCTATGGGCGAAACAGACCTTTTGGTGGGATGATTGGTTTGCTCTCGCCACCGTCATCTGCGGTTCACCTTCAACCATTATCAACGCATACGGCGTTGGTGTTAATGGAATTGGACAGGATGCATGGACCCTCAACTTTGATCAGCTGTACAACTTTGGGAAATTCTTCTACATTATGGAAGTTCTCTATTTTTTCGAAATCGCATTGGTCAAGTTGTCATTGTTGCTATTTTTCCTGCGCATCTTCCCGGCACCAGCTGTGCGACGGCTCCTCTGGGGCACCGCTGCGTTCACGGTTGTTTACGGCATCGTTTTTGTCTTCGTCGGCATCTTCACATGCTCTCCTATAAGTTACTTTTGGACAAAGTGGGACCAAGAGCATAGTGGAAAGTGCATGGATATCAACGTCATCGCCTGGTCAAACGCAGGCATTGGTATCGCCATAGACGTCTGGATGCTCGCTATCCCCATGTGGCAACTCAAGGGCTTGAAGATGcactggaagaagaagatcaGCGTTGCCGCCATGTTTATGCTGGGTACATT TGTGACCGTCGTCAGTATTCTCAGACTCCGATCTCTCGTCAAATTCGGCACCGACTCCTTGAACCCCACGTGGGACTTTTTCGAAGTTGGGCTGTGGTCAACTATAGAAGTTAACGTGGGCATTTGGTGTGTCTGTCTACCCTCGTTCAGGCTTCTACTTGTACGCCTATTCCCAACTCTCGGTGGCTCGACGGCGCGTAGCTACGCTGGATacgacagcagcaacaatCGACCATCCGAAAAGAATAATCGAAGTGCAGGCTTAGGTCCTAGCGCTACGGCAACGTCTGGGGTCGACGACTGGCAGAACCGATCGAGCCCCGTCGGCAATCAGATAGCGTATCACAAGTCATATGCCGTTGAGGTTTCGGATTTAGATGAAGTTGCTCTGATGACTTTGAGAGACCATGAGTCGCGCACCgcagcaagcagcagcaggggAAGCGCATAG